A section of the Candidatus Hydrogenedentota bacterium genome encodes:
- a CDS encoding HAMP domain-containing protein produces the protein MRAPNATYPPVRWYNSLIVRVIALCVILVLCLFGSVSLVTVHYIHQVISDMEAQTLAMAGDVKLWMNENPEQSPDPEKLKGPLQKYGDVTVDIKQVDDNTQMKNVVSQFVEGGYLVTAYQIDYPGGKPVIITAQFHITPQTEIVRAFKNRYILAFTTGFLVTIVLMVVFIARTLRPLRELSDSCAQISEGNFVPVEAKNVSGEIRNLELTFNRMVSALQEKEVVEANLRQAQRLSALGSLAAGIAHDVRNPLNAIKLLSSHVLDTLNGDPDSAPAVKHVQTIRSEVDRLDEIVGGFLALAKERELQPEEIRIDALLEDCLRLVRQDAEARGVRLSSELRAGDTRLQVDPKQCTRAVLNVLINALEVCPRDGRVRLFSRVTETHCQIEIRDDGPGLTKEVAERVFDPYYTTKPTGTGLGLSITRGIIEEHGGSIELSCTPGQGCQALISLPLQSHTPLTVPKAT, from the coding sequence ATGCGTGCCCCAAACGCGACATATCCTCCCGTTCGATGGTACAACTCGCTGATCGTGCGCGTGATCGCGCTCTGCGTGATTCTGGTCCTATGCTTGTTCGGTTCCGTCTCGTTGGTAACGGTCCATTACATCCATCAGGTCATCTCCGATATGGAGGCCCAGACGCTCGCGATGGCAGGCGATGTGAAGTTGTGGATGAACGAGAACCCCGAGCAAAGTCCCGATCCCGAGAAACTGAAAGGCCCGCTCCAAAAGTACGGGGACGTGACTGTCGACATAAAACAGGTCGATGACAACACGCAAATGAAGAATGTTGTCTCTCAGTTCGTGGAGGGGGGCTACTTGGTCACGGCCTACCAGATCGACTACCCGGGCGGGAAGCCGGTGATAATCACGGCCCAGTTTCACATCACTCCGCAGACGGAAATTGTCCGCGCATTCAAGAACCGATACATACTCGCCTTCACTACCGGCTTTCTGGTAACCATCGTGCTGATGGTTGTGTTCATCGCGCGCACGCTACGCCCGCTGCGCGAATTGTCCGACTCGTGCGCCCAAATCAGTGAAGGCAACTTCGTTCCCGTCGAAGCCAAGAACGTCTCCGGCGAGATCCGCAATCTCGAACTGACGTTTAACCGCATGGTCTCGGCATTGCAGGAAAAAGAAGTGGTCGAGGCCAACCTGCGGCAAGCACAGCGTCTCTCGGCGCTGGGATCGCTTGCGGCCGGCATCGCGCACGATGTGCGCAATCCGCTCAACGCCATCAAGCTCCTTTCCAGCCACGTATTGGACACGCTGAACGGCGACCCGGACAGCGCCCCTGCCGTCAAACACGTCCAGACCATTCGCAGCGAAGTCGACAGGCTCGACGAAATCGTCGGCGGGTTTCTGGCCCTCGCGAAGGAGCGCGAGTTGCAGCCCGAAGAGATTCGCATCGACGCGTTGCTGGAGGATTGCCTGCGCTTGGTGCGCCAGGATGCGGAAGCCCGCGGCGTCCGCTTAAGTTCCGAATTGCGCGCGGGCGACACTCGTCTGCAGGTCGATCCGAAACAATGCACGCGCGCGGTACTCAACGTTTTGATTAACGCACTCGAAGTGTGCCCGCGTGACGGGCGCGTTCGATTGTTCTCGCGCGTCACGGAAACGCATTGCCAAATCGAAATCCGCGACGACGGCCCCGGTCTTACGAAAGAAGTCGCCGAACGCGTATTCGACCCGTATTACACAACGAAGCCGACCGGAACCGGGCTGGGGCTGTCCATTACGCGCGGCATCATTGAGGAACATGGGGGGTCTATCGAGCTTTCGTGTACGCCCGGGCAAGGGTGCCAGGCGTTGATATCGCTCCCGCTTCAGTCGCACACTCCCCTAACGGTACCAAAGGCAACCTAA
- a CDS encoding uracil-DNA glycosylase — translation MTDPYSELIPLATELVRRAAHPRKGTIALSPEVKALLESIGQPEPVEDDLWVSEEQSVETRPQVGLIPGSTPVIDPSTITTLEELAAVVSQCTKCGLCAGRKQAVFSDGNPNAELVFVGEAPGAEEDRRGIPFVGAAGQLLTDIIVKGMKIRREDVYICNVIKCRPPDNRDPLPDEKEKCEPYLIRQLELLRPKAICALGRHAAQTLLKTEDSTGKLRGKWHLYHGIPLRVTYHPAYLLRNPADKRKTWDDIQEVMKLLKGEVEPPRPTAPASRPEPVEDRAPQETGELW, via the coding sequence ATGACTGATCCCTATTCCGAGTTGATCCCGTTGGCAACCGAACTCGTACGGCGCGCGGCCCATCCACGCAAAGGGACCATTGCGCTTTCGCCGGAGGTCAAGGCCCTCCTCGAATCCATCGGGCAACCCGAGCCGGTCGAAGACGATCTATGGGTCTCGGAGGAGCAATCCGTCGAAACCCGGCCACAGGTCGGATTGATCCCCGGCTCGACGCCCGTCATCGATCCGTCGACGATTACGACACTGGAAGAACTGGCGGCGGTGGTCAGTCAATGCACGAAATGCGGACTGTGCGCGGGCCGCAAGCAGGCGGTCTTCAGCGATGGCAATCCGAATGCCGAATTGGTGTTTGTCGGCGAAGCACCCGGCGCGGAAGAAGACCGGCGCGGTATCCCCTTCGTCGGAGCGGCAGGTCAACTGCTCACCGACATCATCGTCAAGGGTATGAAGATACGCCGCGAGGACGTGTATATCTGCAACGTGATCAAGTGCCGTCCGCCCGACAACCGCGATCCCCTTCCCGACGAAAAGGAGAAGTGCGAACCCTACCTGATTCGGCAACTGGAGTTGTTGCGGCCGAAAGCCATTTGCGCCCTGGGCCGGCACGCCGCGCAAACCTTGCTCAAGACCGAAGACTCCACCGGCAAGCTCCGCGGAAAGTGGCATCTGTATCACGGCATCCCTCTGCGCGTGACATATCACCCCGCGTATCTCTTGCGCAACCCCGCCGACAAACGCAAGACGTGGGACGACATCCAGGAAGTCATGAAGCTGCTAAAAGGCGAGGTCGAACCTCCACGGCCCACCGCCCCCGCCTCGCGCCCCGAACCCGTCGAAGACCGCGCGCCGCAAGAAACCGGCGAACTTTGGTAA